The following DNA comes from Curtobacterium sp. 9128.
AGCGGCTACTACACCCTGCCCGTCGGAGCGACCGGCATCGCCTGCATCCAGCTCGGCCTCGGCTCCGACGCACCGCAGTCTGTCGCCGGAGCGGTGACGGACTTCACGCTCACCGTCACGGGAACGCAGGTGGCACCGTGAGCCGCCGGCTCCGCGTGGTGCTCGCTGCGCTGCTCGCCGTCGTGTTCGTCGTCGGTGGCTCGACCGCCGCCTGGGCACTCTGGACCACCAGCGGGACCACGTCGTCGAGCACGACGATCGGCAAGATGTCCGCGTCGATCAGCGGCACGAGCGACATGACCACGACGTTCTCGTCGACGGTCACCTCGGTGACCAAGCCGGTCACGCTCACGAACTCGGGATCGATCGCCGGGACGACCTCCACGACGGTGTCCGTCGTCGCCGGGAGCTCGACCGCGCTGGCGCAGGCGATCTCCGTCGTCGCGTGGCCGGTCGCGTCGACGACGGCGTGCACCGCGTCCACCGCGGTGGGCACGGGATCGGTGAGCGGCACGTGGGCGTCCCTGCCGAGCATGACCTCGGACCTCGCCGCCGGCGCCGCAGCCGTGTGGTGCGTCCGGAGCACACCGACGTCGTCCGCTCCCGCATCGACCACGACGAACGTGAACATCGCGCTGACGGTCGTCGCGGGGACGTGGACGTCCGCCCCGGTCCAGGGCGGCTTCTACATGAACACCTCGGCCGCTTCGACGGCCTCCCCCGCCCTCACCTGCACGGACCACAGCGGGAACTACGTCGACGTCCGGTGGCCGGCGTCGTCGCGTCCGACGGACACCTCCTACGCAGCCTTCGTGAAGGACACCCAGGTCGGACAGAAGGCACAGGACTACTCGGGGTTCATCACGATCGCGCCGTCGGACGTCCCGTCGAGTGTCGCCACGAGCGGCACGCAGACCGTCGTCGTCAAGGTGCTCGACAGCGCGGGGAAGCCGACGAGCACCGTCGCCGGGAGCGGCTCCGTGACGCTCTTCACCCAGAACGACGGGCCGGCGATCCGATGCGGCGCCTGAACACGGCGCGGGAGCGCACCGGATGGCGAGCGGTCCTGCACGCCGTCGCGCTCGGCCTCAGCACCGGGATGCTCGTCATCGTGGCGGGACTCGCCGTCGTCCTCATCGTCATCCCGAAGGCGACGGGCTCGACCCCGCTCACGGTCCTGACCCAGTCGATGGAACCGACGCTGCCGCCCGGGACGCTCCTCGTCGTCGAGCCCACCCCGCTCGAGGACATCCGGATCGGCGACGTCGTCACGTACCAGATCGTCTCCGGGCAGCCGGCCGTGATCAGCCACCGCGTGGTCGCCGTCGAGTCGTCCTCCGACGGTGCCCGCACGTTCGTGCTCAAGGGCGACAACAACGCGGAGCCGGACCCCTCGCCGGTGACCGCCGCCCAGGTCCGCGGTGTCGTCTGGTACAGCATCCCCGAGGTCGGGTACGTCAACCAGTTGGTCAACGGGTCCCGTGGCTGGCTGATCCCCGTCGTCGCTGGCATCCTGCTGGCCTACAGCGCGGCCATGATCACCATCGGGGTGACGTCATCGGTCCGCCGCCGACGTCGATCGCGCGGAGGTCGTGGGCGCCACGTCTAGGCTCGGGTGACGTGACGGACGGAGTGATGCGCGCACGCGAACTGCTCGACGAGGCCGCACGACGCCTCCGCGACGCGGACGTGCCGGACGAGGCGCTCGGCGAGTACGTCGAGCCGAAGGCGGTGCTCGGGATCCGCCGTGAACCGACGATGCGTCCGCTCGGACGGGTGTGGCGAGTGGGGGCGCTGCTCATCGGGTCGTCGCTCGAGACCGGTGGCCGGGTGTGGGCGACGGGGACGATCACCCGGGTCACCGAGCCCGGCCGGTCCCAGTTCCAGTCGGTGTCGGCCGAGGTCCGCCGGGCGTACCGGGCTGCGGCCGCGCGCGGGCACTTCCACGCGGGCGACACCGTCAACCACGGCGCGGAGCCGATCCCGCTCGACGAGCACCTGATCGGTGCCGACGGCGCGTTGTTCGTGCAGGACGACGAGCCCCTCGTCCGCTGGTCGCCGGCAGCCGACACGGCCGTGCCACTCGCCGAGTACCTCGCCGACCGGGTCGGGCTGCTCGTCGATCCGCCAGCAGGCGCGACGGACTGACCCCGGGCGGTCACCGGGCACCGATAGGGTCGGCTCGTGCCGATCAACGACGAATTCGACGCCCGCTTCGACCTGCGGGAGTTCACCCCTGCCACCGACGACTCCGGCGCGCCCGACGAGCGCACCGCGGACTGGATGCGCTCCGTGGGCATGGGCTTCCACGAGGCGGACCCGTCGCCGGAGACCGCCGCGCGCATGGCGTCCCACTTCATCGCCGACGAGGAGACGTTCCTCGGCGTGTACGTCCGGGAGCCCTTCCCCGGGTCCGTGGACGAGACCTGGCCGGCCGGCACCTTCACGTGGTTCCGGAAGGCGCTCTCGTGGGGCGACGGCAGCACCGTCGACACGCAGGCGATCTCCGCGGTGACCGTGCGGCCCACCGAACGCCGACGCGGGATCCTCCGCGCGATGATGACCCACGCCCTCCGCCGCGGAGTCGAGGAGGGCTACGCGATGGCGTCGCTCACCGCCTCTGAGGGGACGATCTACCGGCGCTTCGGCTTCGGCTGCGCCATCCGTGAGCGCGCCGTCAGCGTCCGACGCAACCGGGCGCTCCCGTTCCTCGTGCCGACCACGGGGACCGTGTCCGTCGTGCCGCTCTCGTGGCTCGCGGACGGTGTCGGTCAGGACGTCTTCGCGCGCTTCGACGCCCGGACGCCCGGCTCGATGGTGCGCAACACGGGGACCTGGCCGGTCGTCTTCGGCGAGCTGACCGGGGACGGCGAGAAGGCGAAGGACGTCAGGGCTGCCGTGCACCGGGCGGACGGGTCCGACGACGTCGACGGGTACGTCACCTGGCGCGTGAAGGAATCCGGTAAGGACACCGCGGTCGAGATCGTCGACCTGGTGTACGCGACCGACGAGGCCTACCTGTCGCTCTGGGAGTTCCTGCTCTCGATCGACCTCAACGACGTCGTGAAGTACAACCGGTCGCGGCTCGACGACCCGATCGTCGCAGCACTCGGGGACAACCGGGCGTACGACGTCGACCACGAGGAAGACCACGTCTGGCTCCGTGTCCTCGACGTCGCCGCGTCCCTGACGACCCGGCCGTACGCTGCCGACGGCTCGGTCACGCTCGCGGTCACCGACTCGCTCGGGTTCGCGGCGGGGACGTACCGGCTCGACGTGTCCGGTGGGGTCGGGACCGTGACGCGGCTTTCCGCCACCGCTGAGCCCGACGTCGACGTCGCGCTCGACGTGGCCGACCTCGGGGCGCTGCTCATCGGGTCGGTGGACCCGGTGACGCTCGCAGCCGCCGGGCTCCTGCGCGCGTCGGACCCGGCGGTGCCGGTGCGGCTCCGTGCGATGCTCCTGCCGCCGCGCACCCCCCACGGCATCACGTACTTCTGACGCGGGGCGCCGCGGCGCGTTCCGCTCCTGCACAACCGAAAGCAGTCCGCACCACGCGAACACGTGGTGCGGACTGCTTTCGGTTGTGCGAGGACCTGTCGTGCGACAGGCCCCCGCGTCAGCCGAGCAACCTCACTGGGCGAGGATGGCCGGGCTCGTCCCCGCCTTCATGCCCACGGGGAACGCCGTCGCGGCGTTGTCGTTGGTGACCGTCCACAGGGCATCCGTGTTCGTCTCGACGGCCACGACGTACCCACTGCCGACCGCGGCGATCGACGGGCTGGTGCCCGCCTCCATGCCGATGTCGAACGCGGTCGCCGCCTTCCCGTTCGTGATCGTCCAGAGCTTCCCGGTGTTCGTCTGCACCGCGATGACGTAGCCGCCACTGGAGATCGGCAGGATCGCCGGGCTCGTGCCCGTCTTCATGCCGACGCCGAACGACGTCGCCGCCTTGGTGTTCGTCACGCTCCACAGATCACCGGTGTTGGTCTGTGCTGCGATGACGTAGCCGCCGTTGCTGGTCGCCGTGATCGCCGGGCTGGTGCCCGCCATCATGCCGATGCCGAACGACGTCGCCGCGTTCGTGTTCGTCACGCTCCACAGGTCACCCGTGGTGGTCTGCACCGCCACCACGTAGCCGCTCCCGACCGCGGCGATGGACGGGCTCGTCCCGGCCTTCATGCCGATGTCGAACGCGGTCGCTGCCTTGGTGTTCGTGATCGTCCAGAGCTTGCCCGTGTTCGTCTGGACCGCGACGACGTACCCGCCACCAGCGGTCGAGATGATCGACGGGCTCGTCCCGGCCTTCATCCCGACGGGGAACGAGGTCGCTGCGCCGTCCGAGGTGATCGTCCACAGACTGCCGCCCTGGGCCTGGAACGCACTGACGTACTTGCCACCGGGTAGCGCCGCGATCGCCGGGCTCGTGCCGGCTGCGACGCCGACGTCGTAGGCGGTCGCGGCCTTCTTCGCCGTGATGCTCCACAGCTTGCCCGTGTTGACCTGGGCCGCGGTCACGTAGGACGAGTTCGTCACCGTCCCGCCGCCTGACCCCACGCCGGTCAGCGAACCGGTCGGGCGCCCGACGACGTCGAGGAGCTCCTCACCGGGCTCCGACCAGAGCGTCTGTTCCTTCACGCCTTCACCGGGGGCGGCCGCCGCCACCATGTACCCGCCACCGAGGTAGATCCCGTCGTGGAGGAAGTTCCCGCTCGTCGAGCCGTTGCTCGTCCAGAACAGGATGTCTCCGGGCTGCGCGTTCGACCGCGACACCATGTGACTCTTCAGCGCGTTGTACTCGTCACCGACGACGGGCCGCGACGCGCCGCCCGACAGGTCGATGCCGGCCTGCAGGTACGCCTTCCAGACGAGTCCTGAGCAGTCCCACGCGTCCGGCCCGTTGCCGCCGAGCGCGTAGTACGTGTTCGGGTTCTTTCCGCCGTTGCTCGTGCTCCACATGCTCTCGGCGTAGGCGATGGCGCTGTTCGCCTGTGCGGACGGGCCTCCGCCGGTGTTGAGCCCTGGCTGCCCGGCGAGCGCGGGAGCTGCGGTCCCGATCGTGGCGACCACGGCGATCGCGGCGACCGCGACCGTGATGAACGTGTTCCTGGTCCGGGTACGGACCGGCCGCGACGTGGCGTCGCGGCCCCCCTGTGTGATGTTCACGATCGAACTGTTCACCCGCCTCGAAACGGGCGACAAGTCCTCCGTTCGGCGGACTCCGACGACGATCGTGATGCTGGTGCGGCGCGGCCGTGCGAACGTGTACGGAGTCTCAGCGAGGACGCCACGAACGGCGCCGCCCGTGACTACGCCCGGCGCCGCACCCGCGGGTCCACGAACGCGTAGACCACGTCGACGATGACGTTCGCCGTCACCACGAGGAACGCCGAGAACAGCGTGAACCCGACGACCACCTGCAGGTCGAGCGTGTGCACCGCGTCGATGAGCAGCGCACCGAGCCCCTGCATCGAGAAGACCTTCTCGGTGATGACCGCACCGCCGAGCAGCGAGCCGAGGTCGAGACCGAACAGTGTCACCACGGGCAGGATCGCGGTGCGCAGCCCGTGCCGCACGACGACCTGACGTTCCCGGATGCCCTTCGCGCGGGCCGTCCGGACGAAGTCCTGCGACATCGACTCGAGCATCTCGCCCCGCGTGAGCCTGGCGTAGATCGCCGCGCTGATGAACGCGAGCACGCACCACGGCAGTACCAGGTGCGTGAACCACCCCACCGGATCGTCGGTGAACGCCACGTAGCCGCTCGTCGGCAGGACCCCGAGGACGAACCCGAACAGCAGGATCGCCAGCAGGCCGACCAGGTACGACGGTGCGGACACCCCCGCGACGGCGATCCCCATGACCGTGCGGTCCAGGGCGGATCCGCGGCGGAGCGCCGAGACCGCTCCCCCGGCGACCCCCGCGACGAGCCACAGCACCGCGGCACCGACGGCGATCGACGCGGTGACGGGCAGGCGCGTCACGATGAGCGACGTCACGCTGTCGTGGAGCTGGAACGAGTACCCGAAGCAGGGTGCCGCACAGTGGATCACCGAGGCACCGGTGCCGAACGTGCGCCCGGTGAAGATGCCGCCGAGGTACGCCAGGAACTGTGCGATCCACGGCTTGTCGGTCCCGAGGAACGCCTGCACCTCGCGCAGACGGTCGGGCGTGCAGGGCTTGTCGCAGATCGCGCGTGCCGGGTTCGTCGGCAGCAGCATGAACAGCGCGTAGGTCACCGCGGCGACGACGAGCAGCACCACGACGGCGCCGAGCACCCGGAAGAGGACGAAGCGGAAGGTGGTCATCGCGTGCCTCCCCGCGGGTCGAGGGCGTCACGGAGCGCGTCGCCGAGGACGTTGAACGCCAGGGTGATGAGGAACAGTGCGGCACCGGGGAACACGAGGTACATCGGGTCGGTCTGCACCCATCCGATCGCGTCGCCGATGCTGCGCCCCCACGACGGCGTCGGCGGGGTGACCCCGACGGCGAGGAAGGACAGCGCTGCCTCCGCACCGATCATCGAGGGGATCGAGATCGTCGCGTAGACCGTGATCGTCGCGGCGAGGTTCGGCAGGAGCTGCGTCCGGATCACGTGCCAGCGGCCGGCCCCGAGCGCGGTGGACGCGACGACGTAGTTGCGGGTGCGGAGCGACATCGTCTGACCGCGGATCACACGCGCGACGGACGGCCAGCCGAAGAACCCGATGACGAGCACGACGAGCACTGGTTTCGGGAACGAGGTCGGCACGATCGCGGTGAGGGCGATCATGAAGACCAGGGACGGGAACCCGAACATGACGTCGACCACGCGGGAGAGCACCCGGTCGTACCAGCCGCCGAAGAACCCGGTCGTGACCCCGACGAGCACCCCGATGACCAGCGACATGGCCGTCGCTGCGAGCCCGATCCCGAGCGAGGTCCGCGCACCGTACGTCACGATCGCGAACAGGTCCCGCCCGGTCAACGGCTCGACGCCGAACCAGTGCGTGCCGCTCACGCCGCCGAGCGCCCCGCGGGGCGCACCGAACGAGTTGAGCGCATTGATGTCGTACGAGTACGGGTCCTGCCCGCTGATCGCGGCGATCACCGGAGCGAACACGGCGACGAGGAGGAACACCACGATGACGATCGCCGATGCGACGGCCCAGCGGTCCCGGCGGACACGACGGACCACCGCACGGAACCCGGTCGAACGGGCGCCGGACGCGGCGACGGGCCGGTCGACGACGTTCGCGCTCATGCGACACCTCCGGTCAGCGCACGCCACGCATCGCGCCGGGCGGCCTGACGTGCGGGGTCGGCCACGGGCGCGGCGGCGAGCAGCATGCGGGTGTAGTCCTCCTGTGGGTCGTCCAGCACGGTCGACGTGTCGCCGCGTTCGACGATGCGGCCGTCGTGGAGCACGACGACCTCGTCCGCGAGCTGCCGCACCACCGCGAGGTCGTGGCTGACGAGCAGCATCCCGAAGCCGAACTCGTCCTGCAGCGACGAGAGCAGCTCGAGCACGGCGGCCTGCACGGTCACGTCGAGGGCCGAGGTCGGCTCGTCGGCGATCACGAGCGCCGGACGCAGCGCGAGTGCTCGGGCGACGGCGACACGCTGCCGCTGACCCCCGGAGAGTTCGTGCGGGAAGCGCTCCGCCCACGACGGGTCGAGCTGCACCGCGACGAGGAGGTCGTGGACGCGGCTCGTCCGGTCCGCCGCGGAGACGCCGTGCACGAGCAGCGGCTCGGCGATGCTCCAGCCGATGGTCTGCCGCGGATTGAGCGACGATGCCGGGTCCTGGAACACGATCCCGACACGGCTCCGGATCTCGCGCAGCCGACGGCCACGTGCCGTGCGGAGGTCGCTGCCGTCCACCTCGACGGCGCCGGCGACGACGGGCACGAGCCCGGCGAGAGCTCGCCCGATGGTCGACTTGCCGGAACCGGACTCCCCGACGAGGCCCAGCGTCCCGCCCGCGCGCAGTTCGAGGTCGATCCCGCTGACCGTCGGCGCACCGCGGCGGTCGTACCGGACCGCCACGTCGCGCATCCGCGCGACAACCGGACGGGAGGCTCGGCTCGCCTCCGCCCCATCGGTCCCGTCCGCAGGTGGCGGGGCGGACGCGGGACGCCCCTCTCCCCGCGAGCTCGGCCGTCCCGCCGCTCCGCAGGCTCCGCGGCGCGCCGGAACCGGCTCGACGGGGCCCAGGCTGGGGACCGCTGCCAAGAGGGCGCGCGTGTACGCGGCCTGCGGCGCTCGGAACAGTGCGGCCACCGCGCCGTGCTCGACGGGCTCGCCGCGTCGCATCACGAGGACCTCGTCGGCGACGTCCGCGACCACGCCCATGTCGTGCGTGATCAGCAGCACGGCCAGCTCGCGCTCGCGGCAGAGCGTCCGGAGCAGGTCGAGGATGCCCGCCTGCACCGTGACGTCGAGCGCCGTCGTCGGTTCGTCCGCGATCAGCGCCACCGGGTCACCCGCGAGCGCCATCGCGATCATCGCGCGCTGCAGCTGCCCACCGGAGAGCTCGTGCGGGTACGCCCTCCTGATCCGCTCCGGGTCGGCGAGCCCGGCGGACCGGAGCAGCTCGTCGATGCGTCCCGAGACCGCGGCGCGGTCGAGCCCACGTGGGTGCGCCCTGACCGCCTCGGCGATCTGCGTGCCGATCGACAGGACCGGGGTGAAGGAGTTCATCGGCTCCTGGAACACCACGCCGATGCCGGCGCCGCGAACAGCACGGAGCTCGTCGACGGATGCGCCGACGAGCTCGGCACCGCGGAAGCGGATGCTGCCGGACACCCGTGCCTGCGGCGGCAGGAGGCCGAGCACGCTCATGGCGCTGACGGACTTGCCCGAACCGGACTCGCCCACGAGGGCGAGCACACGACCGGGTGTCAGGTCGAAGGAGACGTCACGGACGACGGGCTCCGCGTCGCCGAACGCGACGTGGAGCCCCTCGACCTGCAGGATCGGATCGGTCACTTGCCGAGCGAGACCTTGAGGTAGTTCGGGTACGCCGGGAAGTCCGCGATCTGGAAGTTCTGCACGTTCGATCCGGCGAGGAACGACTGCTTCGCGTAGGTCAGCGGGACGACCGGGGCGTCGGCCATGATCTTCCGGTCCGCCTCGGCCCAGAGCTTCTGCGCCGCCTTCTGGTCGATCGTGCCCGTGGCCTTCTCGATGAGGGCGTCGACCTCGGGGTTGCTGTACTTCGACACGTTGTAGCCGCCGTCGCCGATCTCCGACGATGCGTAGAGCGGCTGGATGTTGGCGTTCGCGCTCGGGAAGTCGGGCTGCCAGCTGAACAGCGCGAGGTCGAAGTCGCTGCCGTCGGTCGTCGCCGTGTAGAACGAGTCGATGTCGAGCGGCTTGAGCGTCACGGTGATGCCTGCCCGCTTGAGACCGGCCTGCAGCGCCTGCGCCTCGGCGAGGTTCGACGAGTCGTTCTGCGTCACGAGCGTGAGCTTCAGGTCCGTGACACCGGCGTCGGCGAGGAGCTTCTTCGCCTTGGCGACGTCACCCGTCGGACCCGGCTTGTACAGGTCGTAGTCCTGCCGCCCGGCGATGCCCGGCGTGATGAGGGTCGACGCGTAGGTACCGGCGAGCGCGCCACCCGCCGCGATCCGGTACGACTTCTTGTCCACCGCGTACTGCAGCGCCTTGCGCACCTGGAGGTCCTTGAGGGAGTCCTTCTGCGTGTTGATCGCCATGTAGTTGATCGGGCCGGCCTTCGACGTCGCCAGGCGGTCCTGTGCAGCAGGGTTCGACCGGACCTGGTTCAGCTCGGCCGCACCGAGGTAGGTCGCACCGAAGGAGTCCTTCGCGTCGCCGTTGTCGGCGATGAGCGTCTGGGTGACCGTCGACGGGTCCTGGCTCTCCTTGAACACGACCTTCGACGGACCCGCGGTGCGGACGTCGTCGGTCTTCGCGCTCCAGGACTTGTTCCGGACCAGCGTGATCTGCGAGCCCTGCTGGTTCGACTCGACCTGGTACGGGCCGGACGCGACCGGCTTGGCGTCGTACGCACCGGTGTCGGTGCCGTCACCCTCGGGGACCGGGGCGAACGCGGGCATCGACACGAGCCACGGCCAGTCGCCGTACGCCGCGTTCAGCTTGAACACGATCGTGGAGTCGTCGGGCGTCTCGATGCTGTCGAGGCTCTTGCCGTCGAACGGGCCCTTGTAGTCCGCCCCGCCGACCAGCAGCGACTTGTGGTAGCTCAGACCGCCGGTGAGCGTCGGCGCGAAGGAACGCTCGATGCCCCACTTGATGTCCTTCGTGGTGATCGGCGTCCCGTCCTGGAACTCCAGCCCCTTCTTGAGGTGGTACGTCCAGGTCTTGCCGCCGTCGCTCGAGTCGCCGGTGTTCGTCGCGAGGTCCGGGACCACCTTGGCGGTCTTGCCGGGCTGCACGTCCCACGCCGTCAGGCGACGGAGCACCAGGCCGAGCGTGGTGATGTTGAGGTTCTGGCTCGTCGCGGGGTCGAGGTGCACCGCGGTCGCCGTCGTGAGGATGTTGAGCGTGCCGCCCTTGCTGGTGCCGGCCGTCGCGTCGTCCGAGGCACCCCCGCCCGAGCAGCCGGTGAGGACCAGGGCTGCGGTTGCGGCCACGGCCGCGGTGATGGTCAGGCGCTTCGGGCGTCTCATGACGGTGGTGCTCCTCGTGGGGGTTGATGCTGCGGTGCTGCCGTGCTGCTGCGGCGGCGTCCATCCTGGCACCGGGCAGGGGCACCGGCACACGAGCACGACGCGCGACGAAACAATCCAAGTCGTCTGTTACGGCCGGCCATTCCCGATCCACCGCAGCCGAGCTGATACTCCAGTTTCGGTAGGCTGCTCGACGGACCCGTGACACCGCCGGATCGTGGGCCCCGGGGCGAATGCGTGAAGCCCGGGCCGCTCCACGTCGATCAGGCCGGTGCGCGGACGGCACGCCGGGCGATCGCGGCGGTCCCGAGTGCCGAGGCCAGGAACATCGCCGCGAGCACCGCCCACCCGACGGTACCGAGGTCGATGGCAGTCAGGGTCACCACGGCCGGAGCGACCATCGCACCCACCGCGTACCCGGTTCCGTACACACCCTGGTACGCGCCGACCCGATCCGCGGGCGCCATCTCGAAGCTCAGGCTCCACCCCGCCGCACTCGAGGTGATCTCCGCCAGCGAGTGCACGAGCGCCGCGACGACGAGCACCGCGCCGGCGATCGCCGCTGGCAGCCAGTCATCACCGGTGACCCACCCGGCTGCCGCCCACAGTCCGCACGCCACCGCCATCAGCCATCCTGCGTGCACCATCGACCGGCCGGCGCCCGCGATCGTGCCCGTCCCCCGGCTCATGCGGACCTGCAGGGCGATGACGACCGCGGTGTTCACGAGCAGCAGCGGCGAGACCAGGACGTCCGGCGCGACGGTGTGCCCGACGACCCAGAGCGGCACGGCGACCTCGAACAGTCCGAACTGGATGCCGAACACCCCGGTCAGCGCGGTCACGCCGAGGAACCGGGCGTCACGGTACGGCGAGCGCCCGTCGCGGACCGGTTGCACGATCGACCCGGTCTCGGTCCGCTCGGCCGCCGGCACGTCGACCCGGGCTCGCGACAACCCGAGCAGCATGAAGGCCGACGCCACGAACAGCACACCGGCCGCGACCATCGTCACCCGGTACGCGGCACCGGTGCCGACCGCGAGCGGGATGGCCGCGAGGGCCGTCCCCGCAGCGATGCCGATGTTCGTGACGGTGCGCATGGTCGCCCGGACGCGGACGCGCTCGCCGCCGGGGAAGGCGCGACCGATCGCGGCCGAGCGAACGGACGAGCCACCCTGCTGGGCCAGCGTGACGATCGAGGCCGTGACGACGAGGGACGCCAGGTCGTGCACGAGGACGTACCCGATGAGCGCGAGCCCCTGGACCAGGTGCAGCCAGACGAGCATCCGCCGCGCGCTCCACCGGTCCGCGAGGTGTCCGAACCCGAGCGAGCTGAGGACTCCGACCGCCCCCGCGACGGTGAGCCCCAGGCCGACCGCGACCGCGGGGATCCCGACGATCGTGGTGAGGTAGAGCGAGGTCAGGGTGAAGAACGCCCCGCGGCCGACGGTGTCGACGAGGGTCACGGTGAGCAGGCGTCGGAGGGTCGCGTCCTGCCGGACGAGGGTGCGGATCGGGACCTCGGGGGCTGCCGTGCTGGTGCTCACGGATCCTTTCTGGCCGATCGGGGCAGCCGAACGAATCGATGTAGCGTGGGGCTTCATGATCCGGTACCAGCTCGAGGCAAGCGACGTGTCGACGATCCGCTTCGGGATCTCCCCGCTGTCCGAGCTCGGACTCGGGTTGCGTGCGTTCCGGGCGCCCGAGCGCTACCCGCTGCAGCGGCCGTGGCTCGACGGCATCGCCGCCGTCCGACCGCTCCTCGACGACGAGGTCCTGCTCGGCCTCGTCGACGAGCGGCGGTGGGTGGCCGACTTCGTGAACCCGCGCCCGGAGTC
Coding sequences within:
- a CDS encoding MFS transporter; translated protein: MSTSTAAPEVPIRTLVRQDATLRRLLTVTLVDTVGRGAFFTLTSLYLTTIVGIPAVAVGLGLTVAGAVGVLSSLGFGHLADRWSARRMLVWLHLVQGLALIGYVLVHDLASLVVTASIVTLAQQGGSSVRSAAIGRAFPGGERVRVRATMRTVTNIGIAAGTALAAIPLAVGTGAAYRVTMVAAGVLFVASAFMLLGLSRARVDVPAAERTETGSIVQPVRDGRSPYRDARFLGVTALTGVFGIQFGLFEVAVPLWVVGHTVAPDVLVSPLLLVNTAVVIALQVRMSRGTGTIAGAGRSMVHAGWLMAVACGLWAAAGWVTGDDWLPAAIAGAVLVVAALVHSLAEITSSAAGWSLSFEMAPADRVGAYQGVYGTGYAVGAMVAPAVVTLTAIDLGTVGWAVLAAMFLASALGTAAIARRAVRAPA